A single genomic interval of Bradyrhizobium japonicum USDA 6 harbors:
- the nuoG gene encoding NADH-quinone oxidoreductase subunit NuoG, protein MTKLIIDGKEIDVPAEYTLLQACEAAGAEIPRFCYHERLSIAGNCRMCLVEVKGGPKPVASCAWGVRDCRPGPKGEPPEISTRSPMVKKAREGVMEFLLINHPLDCPICDQGGECDLQDQAMGYGVDTSRFAENKRAVEDKYLGALVKTSMNRCIQCTRCVRFSAEVAGAPEMGATGRGEDMEITTYLEHALTSELQGNLVDICPVGALTSKPYAFAARPWELGKTQSIDVMDGIGSAIRVDTRGREVMRVLPRINEAVNEEWISDKTRHVVDGLRTQRLDRPYIREAGKLRAASWPEAFAAIAAKAARTDGKRIGAIAGDLAGVEEMFALKDLLAKYGSGNLAVQGGDAFDPALGRGSYIFNPTLVGVEQADALLIIGANPRKEAAVFNARIRKRWRAGGFKVGVIGAKVDLTYDYDHLGAGTETLGELAAGKHSFMDVLKNAKNPIILVGAGAASRHDGAAILAAAAKLALDVGAVKDGWNGFGVLHETASRVGALDIGFFATAGGLNAAQMTTFGTLDLLFLLGADEIKPSDGTFVVYIGTHGDRGAHRADVILPAAAYTEKSAIYVNTEGRVQMTGRAAFPPGEAREDWAIVRALSEALGKKLGYDSLSALRQAIFKAVPHLIRLDQIEAGAADQIKKLAGKGGSPEKAPFKPAIEDFYLTNPIARASAVMAECSRLASGQMLTAAE, encoded by the coding sequence ATGACCAAGCTCATCATCGACGGCAAAGAGATCGATGTCCCCGCCGAGTACACGCTGCTCCAGGCGTGCGAAGCTGCGGGCGCCGAGATTCCGCGCTTCTGCTATCACGAGCGGCTGTCGATCGCCGGCAATTGCCGGATGTGCCTCGTCGAAGTGAAGGGCGGCCCGAAGCCGGTCGCAAGCTGCGCCTGGGGCGTGCGCGATTGCCGTCCGGGCCCCAAGGGCGAGCCGCCGGAAATCTCCACACGTTCGCCGATGGTGAAGAAGGCGCGCGAAGGCGTGATGGAATTCCTTCTCATCAACCATCCGCTGGACTGCCCGATCTGCGACCAGGGTGGCGAGTGCGACCTGCAGGACCAGGCGATGGGCTATGGTGTCGACACCAGCCGCTTCGCCGAGAACAAGCGCGCGGTCGAGGACAAGTACCTCGGCGCGCTGGTCAAGACCTCGATGAACCGCTGCATCCAGTGCACGCGCTGCGTCCGCTTCTCGGCGGAAGTCGCCGGCGCGCCCGAGATGGGCGCCACCGGCCGCGGCGAGGACATGGAGATCACGACCTATCTCGAGCACGCGCTGACGTCCGAATTGCAGGGCAATCTCGTCGACATCTGCCCGGTCGGCGCGCTGACCTCGAAGCCCTATGCTTTCGCGGCGCGCCCGTGGGAGCTCGGCAAGACCCAGTCGATCGACGTGATGGACGGCATCGGCTCGGCGATCCGCGTCGACACCCGCGGCCGTGAGGTGATGCGCGTGCTGCCGCGCATCAACGAGGCCGTGAACGAGGAGTGGATCTCCGACAAGACCCGTCACGTCGTCGACGGCCTGCGCACCCAGCGCCTCGACCGGCCCTATATCCGCGAGGCCGGCAAGCTGCGGGCGGCGAGCTGGCCGGAAGCCTTCGCCGCGATCGCTGCGAAAGCGGCGCGCACCGACGGCAAGCGCATCGGCGCGATCGCCGGCGACCTCGCCGGCGTCGAGGAGATGTTCGCGCTGAAGGACCTGCTCGCCAAGTACGGTTCGGGCAATCTGGCGGTGCAGGGCGGCGACGCCTTCGATCCCGCGCTCGGCCGCGGCTCCTACATCTTCAATCCGACGCTGGTCGGCGTCGAGCAGGCCGACGCGCTGCTCATCATCGGCGCCAATCCGCGCAAGGAAGCGGCCGTGTTCAACGCGCGCATCCGCAAGCGCTGGCGCGCCGGCGGCTTCAAGGTCGGCGTGATCGGCGCCAAGGTCGACCTGACCTACGACTATGATCATCTGGGTGCGGGCACCGAGACGCTCGGCGAGCTCGCGGCCGGCAAGCACTCCTTCATGGACGTGCTGAAGAACGCCAAGAACCCGATCATCCTGGTCGGCGCGGGCGCGGCCTCGCGTCACGACGGCGCCGCCATTCTCGCCGCCGCCGCCAAGCTCGCGCTCGATGTCGGCGCGGTGAAGGACGGCTGGAACGGCTTTGGCGTGCTGCACGAGACCGCCTCGCGCGTCGGTGCGCTCGATATCGGCTTCTTCGCGACGGCAGGCGGCCTGAACGCCGCGCAAATGACAACCTTCGGCACGCTGGACCTGCTGTTCCTGCTCGGCGCCGACGAGATCAAGCCGTCGGACGGCACCTTCGTCGTCTATATCGGCACCCATGGCGACCGCGGCGCGCATCGCGCCGACGTCATCCTCCCGGCGGCCGCCTACACCGAGAAGTCCGCGATCTACGTCAACACCGAAGGTCGCGTGCAGATGACCGGCCGTGCCGCGTTCCCGCCGGGCGAAGCCCGCGAGGACTGGGCGATCGTGCGCGCCCTGTCGGAGGCGCTCGGCAAGAAGCTGGGCTACGACTCGCTGTCGGCGCTCCGCCAGGCGATCTTCAAGGCCGTGCCGCACCTGATCCGCCTCGACCAGATCGAGGCCGGCGCCGCTGACCAGATCAAGAAGCTGGCGGGGAAGGGCGGCTCGCCGGAGAAGGCACCGTTCAAGCCGGCGATCGAGGACTTCTATTTGACCAACCCAATCGCGCGTGCGTCCGCCGTGATGGCGGAATGCTCGCGGCTTGCCTCCGGGCAGATGCTGACCGCAGCGGAGTGA